A region from the uncultured Macellibacteroides sp. genome encodes:
- a CDS encoding DUF5668 domain-containing protein: protein MEIIDPPQQPQEPRQPKSGTPKSVLIPILFIIGGFLFLARNMNMIDHSIFSFLVSWQTLLIVIGIILLASKNYPGGFVLLLLGCVFMAQDMGFIDHGMMFTFWPIIFILLGIGLLMKKRNRDDGYESHERRDYHHHHEFTTVYEGKDGYVDSRNTFGDVQRIVLDPVFNGGYIENGFGATRIDLRKSSLPYGNTVINVNCYFGSIELYVPIGWNVRNETRPFLGSSDDKRFMTSTETDSSRTLVIRGTVTFGSLEIKG from the coding sequence ATGGAAATTATTGATCCTCCTCAGCAACCCCAGGAACCCAGACAACCTAAGTCGGGCACACCTAAATCTGTTCTTATCCCCATTCTGTTTATTATTGGGGGCTTCCTGTTCTTGGCTAGAAATATGAACATGATCGATCATTCGATTTTTAGTTTTCTTGTTTCCTGGCAGACGCTATTAATCGTTATCGGAATTATTTTACTTGCCAGCAAAAATTATCCGGGTGGTTTTGTGCTTCTTCTTTTAGGTTGTGTATTTATGGCTCAGGATATGGGATTCATTGATCATGGGATGATGTTTACTTTCTGGCCGATAATCTTTATTCTTTTAGGGATCGGACTCCTGATGAAAAAAAGAAACAGAGATGACGGGTATGAGTCTCATGAACGACGTGATTATCATCACCATCATGAATTCACAACGGTATATGAAGGAAAAGACGGGTATGTTGATTCCAGGAATACCTTTGGCGATGTACAGCGTATAGTACTGGATCCTGTATTTAACGGTGGTTATATTGAAAACGGATTTGGTGCCACCCGGATTGATTTGCGTAAAAGCTCATTGCCTTACGGAAACACGGTGATAAACGTGAATTGCTATTTTGGCAGCATTGAGTTGTATGTTCCCATTGGTTGGAATGTCCGTAACGAAACACGTCCTTTCCTGGGTTCGTCGGATGATAAACGGTTTATGACGAGCACGGAAACAGACAGTAGCCGCACACTTGTTATACGGGGTACAGTAACTTTCGGAAGCCTGGAAATAAAAGGATAA
- a CDS encoding polyphosphate polymerase domain-containing protein — MRSDQKRTYEDVLSLIQQFDSVSLDEMEAVKLMNRIDTKYVMRIEEAVALLQQLINSYSVLEIVSQRVGSYNSVYYDTDDWQMFHAHVTGRYPRFKIRERCYSQNNLKFFEIKKKGNNGRTLKKRIPIGSDDSKENPLCSFVSQTPFCFTSLKRRLTNYFDRITLVNKEKTERVTLDFNLRFRSEEGHETPTFLQVVILEMKQSKRSDSPLGSLLKEKNIRRSGMSKYCVGTLLLNSKFTFKKYKPTYTHFIKVQNGKSDRL, encoded by the coding sequence ATGAGAAGCGATCAAAAAAGAACGTATGAAGACGTGTTGTCTCTTATCCAGCAATTCGATTCTGTATCACTGGACGAGATGGAAGCAGTTAAACTGATGAATCGTATTGATACAAAGTATGTAATGCGGATTGAAGAGGCCGTTGCGTTATTGCAACAATTAATTAATTCGTATTCGGTTTTGGAAATCGTATCTCAAAGAGTGGGTTCATACAATTCTGTTTATTACGACACGGATGATTGGCAAATGTTCCATGCACACGTAACCGGTCGTTATCCGCGGTTTAAGATAAGGGAGCGGTGTTACTCGCAAAATAACCTGAAGTTTTTTGAAATAAAGAAGAAGGGGAACAATGGGCGAACCTTAAAAAAAAGGATTCCTATCGGTTCGGATGATAGCAAAGAAAATCCTTTATGTTCCTTTGTTAGCCAGACTCCCTTTTGCTTTACCAGTTTAAAGCGGAGGCTGACAAACTATTTTGACCGGATTACGTTAGTTAACAAGGAGAAAACGGAACGGGTTACACTCGATTTTAATCTTCGGTTCAGATCAGAAGAAGGACACGAAACTCCTACGTTCCTACAGGTGGTGATACTGGAAATGAAACAATCTAAACGTTCTGATTCACCTCTTGGAAGTCTTTTGAAAGAAAAGAACATCCGAAGAAGCGGAATGAGCAAGTACTGTGTGGGGACTCTCTTGCTAAATAGCAAATTCACCTTCAAAAAATACAAACCTACTTATACTCATTTTATAAAAGTTCAAAATGGAAAATCTGATAGATTATAA
- a CDS encoding NUDIX domain-containing protein, whose translation MTKDEWFPVVDATGLVLGKATRRECHNGSKKLHPVIHLHVFNEAGDLYLQKRSETKDIQPGKWDTSVGGHVDYGEAVEVALLREAREELGITGFIPEFITRYVFESEIEKELIHTYKTVYNGVFTPDTGELDEGRFWSLAEIKANLGKGIFTPNFEGELDRVLPNL comes from the coding sequence ATGACTAAAGATGAATGGTTTCCGGTGGTTGATGCCACCGGATTAGTATTAGGAAAAGCAACCCGAAGGGAGTGTCATAACGGAAGCAAGAAGCTTCATCCGGTTATTCACCTGCATGTTTTTAATGAGGCTGGTGATTTGTATCTGCAAAAGCGTTCGGAAACCAAGGATATTCAACCCGGGAAATGGGATACGTCAGTAGGTGGTCATGTTGATTATGGCGAAGCTGTTGAGGTTGCCTTGTTAAGAGAAGCCAGGGAAGAGTTAGGTATTACTGGTTTTATTCCAGAATTTATTACCCGCTACGTCTTTGAATCCGAAATAGAAAAAGAGTTGATCCACACTTATAAAACTGTATATAATGGAGTTTTCACTCCGGATACTGGTGAACTGGATGAAGGTCGTTTCTGGTCGCTCGCAGAAATTAAAGCGAACCTTGGAAAAGGGATATTCACTCCAAACTTTGAAGGAGAGTTAGATAGGGTACTACCCAACCTATAA
- a CDS encoding DUF418 domain-containing protein: MEKENARIDVADVLRGLSVLGITLLHSIEHYNFYSFPSEQLFTWLPFTDSVIWNSLFFTFSNKAYAIFALLFGFSFFIQDDNQRRRGNDFRLRFLWRLLLLFLIGQINAMFFTGEILVMYSLIGIILVLTCRLSTKTVFFIAAIFMLQPAEWVKVIYASLHPEFIPGENLSSFYFAEAFKVQTSGTFFETIKMNLYEGQLSSLTWAWENGRIFQTASLFMLGMLAGRDRLFIYSNSTMRLWLKTLAFALICFFPLKGLQSMLPEYISNKAVMEPLGRILGSLANFSFMLLLVVGVLVAFYNTSLKKFFMKLTPYGKMSLTNYIGQSVIGSMFFYNWGFGMYKHMGITFSVLFGVVLVLAQWAFCSWWMKHHNHGLLEGLWKKLTWINK, translated from the coding sequence ATGGAAAAAGAAAATGCCCGTATTGACGTGGCCGATGTTTTGAGGGGACTCTCTGTATTGGGAATTACGTTACTTCATAGTATTGAGCACTACAATTTTTATTCTTTCCCTAGCGAACAACTCTTTACATGGTTACCATTTACAGACAGTGTTATCTGGAATTCCCTTTTTTTCACTTTTAGCAACAAGGCTTACGCCATCTTTGCATTACTTTTTGGATTTAGTTTCTTTATACAAGATGATAATCAGCGCAGGCGGGGAAATGACTTCCGACTACGTTTTCTATGGAGATTGCTTCTTCTTTTTCTTATAGGACAAATAAATGCCATGTTTTTTACAGGTGAAATTTTGGTGATGTATTCGCTTATCGGTATAATACTGGTACTCACATGCAGACTTTCTACAAAGACTGTATTTTTTATTGCCGCTATTTTTATGCTGCAGCCTGCCGAATGGGTAAAGGTTATTTATGCAAGCCTGCATCCGGAATTTATACCCGGAGAAAACCTTTCCAGCTTCTATTTTGCTGAAGCTTTCAAGGTACAGACAAGTGGAACTTTCTTTGAAACAATAAAGATGAATCTGTATGAAGGACAGCTGTCTAGTTTAACATGGGCTTGGGAGAACGGACGTATCTTCCAGACTGCGTCGCTCTTTATGTTGGGTATGTTGGCAGGAAGAGATCGTCTTTTTATTTACAGTAATTCAACTATGAGATTATGGCTAAAGACTCTGGCTTTTGCCCTTATTTGCTTTTTCCCCCTAAAGGGGCTACAGTCGATGCTTCCGGAGTATATTTCCAATAAAGCTGTAATGGAGCCGTTGGGGCGGATTTTAGGTTCTCTCGCTAATTTCTCTTTCATGTTATTGCTAGTTGTCGGTGTATTAGTCGCTTTTTATAACACCTCACTCAAAAAGTTCTTCATGAAACTGACTCCTTACGGGAAGATGAGTCTTACCAATTACATTGGACAGTCTGTTATTGGTTCAATGTTTTTTTACAACTGGGGATTCGGCATGTATAAGCACATGGGAATTACATTCAGCGTCTTGTTTGGCGTAGTTCTGGTTCTGGCTCAGTGGGCTTTTTGCTCGTGGTGGATGAAACATCACAACCATGGTCTGTTGGAAGGTTTATGGAAAAAGCTTACATGGATTAATAAATAA
- the glmM gene encoding phosphoglucosamine mutase, which yields MTLIKSISGIRGTIGGKPEDGLSPLAIVKFVAAYATFIRKSTKMDSNKIVVGRDARISGPMVKQIVLGTLTGMGFDVVDIDLATTPTTEMAVTMEKACGGIILTASHNPKQWNALKLLNERGEFLNAEEGNEVLELAASEDFTFAEVDALGKVTVDTTYKQKHIESVLNLELVDVEAIKAANFRVAIDCVNSVGGVVLPDLLYALGVKEIFKLHCAPHGNFAHNPEPLPQHLTEISELMKHAKADVGFVVDPDVDRLALVCENGEMFGEEYTLVAISDYVLSHTPGNTVSNLSSSRALRDVTEAHGCTYTAAAVGEVNVVAKMKATNAIIGGEGNGGVIYPASHYGRDALVGIALFLSHLAKKKMKTSELRASYPPYFISKQKVELTPEIDVDAILEKVKEQFAGNDITDIDGVKIDFPDKWVHLRKSNTEAIIRIYSEAHTMEEADELGGQLITIINNMCK from the coding sequence ATGACACTGATTAAATCTATTTCCGGTATTCGAGGTACGATTGGCGGCAAGCCGGAAGACGGCTTAAGTCCTTTGGCTATTGTTAAGTTTGTTGCCGCTTATGCTACCTTTATTAGAAAAAGCACAAAGATGGATTCCAACAAAATTGTTGTTGGAAGAGATGCCCGTATTTCGGGTCCTATGGTGAAACAAATTGTTTTGGGCACATTAACCGGTATGGGATTTGATGTAGTAGACATAGACCTTGCGACTACCCCTACTACAGAGATGGCTGTAACTATGGAAAAGGCTTGCGGAGGAATTATCCTGACTGCCAGTCATAATCCTAAACAGTGGAATGCGCTTAAATTATTGAATGAAAGAGGTGAATTCTTAAATGCAGAAGAGGGTAACGAAGTGCTTGAACTTGCGGCTTCGGAAGATTTTACCTTTGCTGAAGTTGATGCCCTTGGAAAAGTAACGGTAGATACTACCTACAAACAAAAACACATCGAGAGCGTTCTGAATCTTGAATTGGTGGATGTCGAAGCTATCAAGGCTGCTAACTTCCGTGTGGCTATTGATTGTGTAAACTCTGTTGGTGGTGTCGTTTTACCTGATTTGCTTTATGCACTTGGTGTAAAAGAAATTTTTAAACTACACTGCGCTCCTCATGGAAACTTCGCTCATAATCCTGAACCGCTGCCGCAACATCTTACTGAGATTTCAGAATTGATGAAGCATGCTAAGGCAGATGTCGGTTTTGTTGTTGATCCGGATGTTGACCGTTTGGCATTAGTATGCGAAAACGGCGAAATGTTTGGTGAAGAATATACACTTGTCGCTATCAGCGACTACGTACTTAGTCACACTCCAGGGAATACAGTAAGTAATCTTAGTTCCAGCCGTGCATTGCGCGATGTAACTGAAGCTCACGGATGTACTTATACAGCTGCTGCTGTTGGAGAAGTAAATGTAGTAGCCAAGATGAAAGCGACTAACGCGATAATCGGAGGTGAAGGAAACGGTGGCGTAATTTATCCTGCCAGTCATTACGGCCGCGATGCGTTGGTTGGTATTGCCTTATTCTTAAGTCACCTTGCTAAGAAAAAGATGAAAACAAGCGAACTGCGTGCCAGTTATCCTCCTTACTTTATCTCCAAACAGAAAGTGGAGCTAACTCCGGAAATTGACGTTGATGCGATTCTTGAAAAGGTAAAAGAACAGTTTGCCGGAAACGATATCACAGACATTGATGGTGTGAAAATTGATTTTCCCGACAAGTGGGTTCACTTGCGTAAGAGCAATACAGAAGCCATCATCCGTATCTATTCCGAGGCTCATACTATGGAAGAGGCAGATGAATTGGGCGGTCAGCTGATTACTATAATCAACAATATGTGTAAGTAA
- a CDS encoding DUF4956 domain-containing protein, whose translation MENLIDYKLFGVYAYDSINFANLIIRFLFNLLVTGFIIYYFYYRKAQRKDYLMTFSLISMTVFFLVILLDNVKLQVGFALGLFAIFGIIRYRTITIPIKEMTYLFVIIGLTVINALANKKISYAELLFTNTMFIILCWIFESDIFIRHISTKMVIYDNIKLVKAGKDEELKADLENRLGLKIIRIEIGTVDYIKDSAILTISYASKEVEENTADLIDKYKQ comes from the coding sequence ATGGAAAATCTGATAGATTATAAATTGTTCGGAGTATATGCGTACGACTCCATTAATTTTGCAAACCTCATTATCCGGTTTTTGTTCAATCTCTTGGTTACCGGTTTTATCATTTACTACTTCTACTATCGAAAAGCACAACGAAAAGACTATCTGATGACCTTCAGTCTTATTAGCATGACGGTGTTTTTTCTTGTTATTTTGCTGGATAATGTAAAGCTTCAGGTGGGTTTTGCCTTGGGGTTGTTTGCTATTTTTGGTATTATCCGTTACCGGACTATCACTATTCCCATTAAGGAAATGACCTATTTGTTCGTCATCATCGGTCTAACGGTTATCAATGCGCTGGCTAATAAAAAAATAAGCTATGCTGAGCTTCTTTTTACAAATACCATGTTTATTATTCTTTGCTGGATTTTTGAGAGTGATATATTTATCCGTCACATCTCCACCAAGATGGTTATTTATGATAATATTAAGCTGGTAAAAGCCGGGAAGGATGAAGAACTGAAAGCCGATCTTGAAAACCGGCTTGGACTTAAGATTATCCGAATTGAAATCGGGACAGTAGACTACATCAAAGATTCGGCTATACTAACTATTTCTTATGCTTCCAAAGAAGTGGAAGAGAACACGGCAGATCTGATTGATAAATATAAGCAATAA
- a CDS encoding DUF4827 domain-containing protein, translated as MKKSFNILLILCAALTVVSCGDKTKSYTDMLNAQEKAIETFIQEKGIKVLDEYPANGVFKENEFVLLDNDVYMNVIDSGNGTRAVLSKTTVLTRFRGNLMVTDTASFENFSSWKFPVEFKYGNYGTAVDNNAFNAFLSEGLGTPLQYVGDRAKVKLIVPFQAGSTQGTYSQQSSGTAVYFDLVTYQFD; from the coding sequence ATGAAAAAGAGTTTTAATATTCTGTTGATATTATGTGCTGCGCTTACGGTGGTATCGTGTGGCGATAAAACTAAATCCTATACCGACATGTTGAATGCGCAGGAAAAGGCTATCGAAACATTTATTCAGGAAAAAGGAATTAAGGTGTTGGACGAATATCCTGCCAACGGTGTATTTAAAGAGAATGAGTTTGTATTGTTGGACAATGATGTCTATATGAACGTTATAGATTCTGGTAACGGAACCCGTGCAGTTCTCAGCAAAACTACTGTTTTAACCCGTTTTAGGGGTAACCTGATGGTGACAGATACGGCTAGCTTCGAAAACTTCAGCAGCTGGAAATTTCCAGTTGAGTTTAAGTATGGTAATTACGGCACAGCCGTCGATAATAATGCTTTTAATGCATTTTTGAGCGAAGGACTGGGAACACCATTACAATATGTAGGCGATCGTGCTAAAGTAAAGTTAATTGTTCCTTTTCAGGCGGGAAGTACTCAGGGAACATATTCGCAACAAAGCTCTGGTACAGCTGTTTATTTTGATTTGGTTACATATCAATTTGATTAA
- a CDS encoding DUF2490 domain-containing protein, with amino-acid sequence MIAIDNKKWFICALFVVLLSDTASAQKSDWGVWSSTGVEANLSKKWQLTGNLEYRLKDGASQADQLRGAIGINYDLIKHIKIFTGYQLISDFKNSGGNQYRNRFKFLATGSYTFAGFTASLRTGVQGTFSDATNEEDLDNTKWVYRSRFGLKYKIQGIRLRPYVTFEMYQRLSNGTDPVHYKNRYSAGLEYDITKHHQIDAGYLRDSEIKDNNNYSFDALSISYTYSF; translated from the coding sequence ATGATAGCGATAGACAATAAGAAATGGTTCATATGTGCTTTGTTCGTTGTGTTACTTAGCGATACAGCATCTGCACAGAAAAGTGACTGGGGAGTGTGGAGTTCCACCGGAGTAGAAGCAAATCTATCGAAGAAATGGCAACTGACTGGAAATCTTGAATACCGCCTCAAAGACGGTGCTTCGCAAGCTGACCAGCTAAGGGGAGCAATTGGTATAAACTACGACCTTATAAAGCATATTAAAATATTTACCGGTTATCAGTTGATTTCTGACTTCAAAAATAGTGGTGGCAATCAATACCGGAATCGTTTTAAGTTTTTGGCAACGGGCAGTTATACGTTCGCGGGATTTACTGCCAGTCTGAGAACAGGCGTTCAGGGTACATTTTCTGATGCAACCAACGAAGAAGATCTGGATAATACAAAGTGGGTATATAGAAGCCGTTTTGGTTTAAAGTACAAGATTCAAGGAATCCGTCTCCGTCCTTACGTAACATTCGAGATGTATCAAAGGCTATCCAACGGAACAGATCCGGTTCATTACAAGAACCGCTACAGTGCAGGTCTTGAATACGATATAACCAAACATCACCAAATTGATGCAGGGTATCTGAGAGATAGCGAAATAAAAGATAATAACAACTATTCTTTTGATGCCTTGTCAATTAGTTATACCTATTCGTTTTAA
- a CDS encoding bifunctional oligoribonuclease/PAP phosphatase NrnA: protein MITKIIHEDKIQKAHKYVEKGESFVIITHVSPDGDAIGSALGLFHFLGAYGKDNVSVIVPNDYPMFLKWLPGSKDVTIYEKYSEFADQLIADADVIFCLDFNDPKRVEKLADPILKSEARKVLIDHHLNPVDFCNVTMSYPSISSTSEMVFRFICRMGLFDLISKEGAECIYAGMMTDTGSFTYNSNHPEIYTIIGELIKKGIDKDLIYRRINQVYSEGRLRLMGYSLYEKMKVYPEKQAALISLSMDELNRFNYQTGDTEGFVNLPLSIDGISFTVFIREDTDYAKISLRSIGDFPCNEFASKYFNGGGHKNASGGEFYGSLADAIKTFEEGLIHFYPNKAEDFVKDK from the coding sequence ATGATTACAAAAATCATTCACGAAGATAAGATTCAGAAAGCTCACAAATATGTTGAAAAAGGAGAGAGCTTTGTTATAATTACGCATGTTTCGCCCGATGGCGACGCCATTGGTTCGGCGTTGGGTTTATTCCATTTTCTGGGTGCTTATGGAAAAGACAATGTTTCGGTGATCGTTCCGAACGATTATCCCATGTTTCTTAAGTGGCTACCAGGTTCAAAAGATGTTACAATCTATGAAAAGTATTCTGAATTTGCCGATCAATTGATAGCAGATGCCGATGTGATCTTCTGTTTGGATTTTAATGATCCCAAACGTGTGGAAAAATTAGCCGATCCAATTCTCAAGTCTGAAGCCCGAAAGGTGTTGATTGACCATCATCTCAATCCGGTTGATTTTTGCAATGTCACCATGTCGTATCCCTCTATTTCCTCTACAAGTGAAATGGTATTTCGTTTTATTTGCCGTATGGGGCTTTTCGATCTTATCAGTAAAGAAGGAGCAGAGTGTATTTATGCTGGGATGATGACAGATACAGGCTCATTTACATATAACTCCAATCACCCAGAAATTTATACTATAATTGGAGAGCTTATTAAAAAAGGAATCGACAAGGATTTAATTTATAGAAGGATTAACCAGGTTTATTCGGAAGGCAGATTACGGTTGATGGGTTATTCTCTTTACGAAAAGATGAAGGTTTATCCCGAAAAACAAGCAGCATTGATTTCTTTGTCGATGGATGAGTTAAACCGATTTAATTATCAGACTGGGGATACTGAAGGGTTTGTAAATCTCCCTCTTAGTATCGATGGAATTTCCTTTACTGTTTTCATTCGTGAAGATACGGACTATGCCAAAATATCCCTTCGTTCGATTGGAGACTTTCCCTGTAACGAATTTGCATCTAAATATTTTAATGGAGGAGGACACAAAAATGCCTCAGGCGGCGAGTTTTACGGATCATTGGCTGATGCTATAAAAACATTTGAAGAGGGTTTGATACACTTTTATCCGAATAAAGCAGAAGATTTTGTGAAAGATAAGTAG
- a CDS encoding LytTR family DNA-binding domain-containing protein codes for MHPFLASTKVKIFGGVLILLTASVQWAFLMYYGNAPLEETVADSLFSVLWLSCFGYFLWYMLDVSRSLLLDVLLTLAVIGFWLFITYASLYLCHFKDQSIYSFFIYSLPFRVIAGILTWVILLQWYRLCRITENNEVALVQEVQNSPALAEQTQEITDHVAVKSGTRIHIIRLEELIYLQAEGDYVLLFSPNGQYLKEQTMKYFETHLPSNRFVRIHRSCIINIEQILRVELYGKETYHVLLKNGTCLRASSAGYKLLKERLAL; via the coding sequence ATGCACCCATTCCTTGCGTCTACAAAGGTAAAAATATTTGGCGGAGTACTGATTCTGCTTACAGCTTCGGTTCAGTGGGCGTTTCTTATGTATTACGGAAACGCTCCACTGGAGGAAACTGTGGCCGATAGTCTCTTCTCTGTTCTTTGGTTAAGTTGTTTCGGCTATTTTCTTTGGTATATGTTGGATGTAAGCCGTTCGCTGTTGCTGGATGTGTTGCTAACCTTAGCTGTTATTGGCTTCTGGTTATTCATTACGTATGCCAGCCTGTATCTTTGTCATTTTAAAGATCAGTCTATCTATTCTTTTTTTATTTATTCGCTTCCTTTTCGGGTTATTGCGGGGATTCTGACCTGGGTTATCTTGCTTCAATGGTACAGACTATGTCGGATTACGGAAAACAATGAGGTTGCTTTGGTTCAAGAAGTACAAAATTCACCCGCATTGGCTGAACAAACACAAGAGATTACCGACCATGTAGCAGTTAAGTCGGGTACCCGTATTCACATAATCAGACTGGAGGAACTTATTTACCTGCAGGCAGAGGGCGATTATGTCCTCCTATTCTCACCCAACGGGCAGTATCTTAAAGAACAAACAATGAAGTACTTTGAGACTCATTTGCCTTCGAACCGTTTTGTACGAATACATAGGTCGTGCATTATTAACATTGAACAGATTCTTCGTGTGGAGTTGTATGGTAAAGAAACGTATCATGTGTTGCTAAAAAACGGGACTTGCCTTCGGGCAAGCAGTGCCGGATATAAGCTTCTGAAAGAAAGACTTGCTTTGTAA
- a CDS encoding SDR family NAD(P)-dependent oxidoreductase yields the protein MKRVIIIGGTSGIGYHLAKGYLKKGWRVGVAGRREKELETLRTEAPEMIEIQPLDVTSEDASEKLQLLINKLGGMDLFVLSAGIGHQNRQLNPEIEINTAKTNVVGFIRMVTTAFHYFKEQGKGHLSVISSVAGTKGLGVAPAYSATKGFQNLYMDALAQQAHMEKLHITFTDIRPGFVETDLLKTGTYPMLMKPGKVAKQIMKALKKKKRVVVIDYRYAVIVFFWRLVPRWIWERVSVKNK from the coding sequence ATGAAACGAGTAATAATAATAGGAGGTACCTCTGGCATAGGATACCATTTAGCGAAAGGATATCTAAAAAAAGGATGGAGGGTAGGCGTGGCAGGCAGACGCGAAAAGGAATTGGAAACCTTACGTACAGAAGCTCCTGAAATGATAGAAATACAACCGTTGGATGTAACCAGTGAAGATGCTTCCGAAAAATTGCAGTTGCTTATAAATAAGCTGGGCGGGATGGATCTGTTTGTGCTAAGTGCCGGTATAGGTCACCAGAACCGGCAGCTAAATCCTGAGATAGAAATCAATACTGCGAAAACCAACGTGGTAGGTTTTATTCGAATGGTAACCACCGCTTTTCATTATTTTAAAGAACAAGGCAAAGGACACTTGTCTGTAATCAGTTCTGTTGCCGGCACCAAAGGTTTGGGTGTTGCCCCGGCATACTCGGCAACCAAGGGGTTTCAGAATCTTTACATGGACGCTCTGGCGCAGCAAGCACACATGGAAAAGCTACACATCACCTTTACAGATATACGCCCCGGCTTCGTGGAAACCGATCTTTTAAAAACCGGGACTTATCCCATGTTGATGAAACCCGGTAAGGTGGCAAAACAGATTATGAAAGCACTGAAAAAGAAGAAACGAGTTGTGGTAATCGACTACAGATACGCGGTAATCGTTTTTTTCTGGCGACTGGTTCCACGATGGATTTGGGAAAGAGTATCGGTCAAAAACAAGTAA